In the Theobroma cacao cultivar B97-61/B2 chromosome 1, Criollo_cocoa_genome_V2, whole genome shotgun sequence genome, one interval contains:
- the LOC18611274 gene encoding zinc finger protein ZAT10, producing the protein MALEMLNSPTSAPPLLHHDDIDLHSTEPWTKRKRTKRPRIENPPTEEEYLALCLLMLAQGTTTRTSPSAAAKNTLNNYKCTVCNKAFPSYQALGGHKASHRKLGGADEHPTTTTTTAAVSAPTTTTATVATNSPPMNQGGKTHTCSICFKTFSSGQALGGHKRCHYEAGSNINSNSGEGVKSSSQSQRDFDLNVPAGPEDPSIDVDQKDKLSGDEEEVESPSPPAKRGSYHVC; encoded by the coding sequence ATGGCTCTTGAAATGTTGAATTCCCCTACTTCAGCTCCTCCACTGCTCCACCATGACGATATAGACCTCCACTCTACTGAGCCATGGacgaaaaggaaaagaacaaaACGACCCAGAATCGAAAACCCACCAACAGAAGAAGAATACTTAGCTCTTTGCCTTCTCATGCTGGCTCAGGGAACCACTACCAGAACCAGCCCCTCAGCTGCAGCCAAAAACACCCTCAACAATTACAAGTGTACAGTTTGTAACAAAGCATTTCCATCTTATCAAGCTTTAGGAGGACACAAGGCCAGTCACAGGAAACTTGGTGGAGCTGATGAACaccccaccaccaccaccaccaccgcCGCAGTCTCCGCCCCCACTACAACCACAGCCACGGTGGCTACAAATTCACCTCCCATGAACCAAGGTGGCAAGACTCACACGTGTTCCATTTGTTTCAAGACATTTTCTTCGGGTCAAGCCTTAGGAGGCCATAAGCGATGCCACTACGAAGCTGGTAGCAATATTAACAGTAACAGCGGTGAAGGTGTTAAATCGTCCAGCCAAAGTCAACGTGACTTTGACTTGAATGTGCCTGCTGGACCAGAGGATCCAAGTATTGACGTTGACCAAAAAGATAAACTTTCCGGCGACGAGGAAGAGGTGGAGAGTCCTTCGCCTCCGGCGAAACGCGGCAGCTACCACGTCTGTTGA
- the LOC18611276 gene encoding glucan endo-1,3-beta-glucosidase 12, producing MLKMGLIFCFSFFCFLGLTGAGQESIEYLTLYDATPEVVHALSHSGLPVAVPVSGNVLSEVSSSVLKAESWLRLHVLAHFPATKITTILVGDTLFCQKDQEDSLGLLLPSLKNIYHSLTRWGLEKDIKVSASLSSSCLHQSSALFGDDLTEKVIRPLLEFLQNTNSTYSITAPPNLSPFTHESLTSLTSHLDFMKRFGSFDLTKVNVIVSGQQEKTPRSRKLSVVDSKLVKPYPARPTPLPEISPSSLHSSIGFSVPANVAKKPHPPQYPTSSPPPFSFPSGSSPPPVSFPNGSPPPFSIPIAPELPPPFVPASSPDGFYLPPCNPVDNTAPAPKTGVVQKLWCVAKPSVPAETLQEAMDFACGEGGGDCQEIMPHGSCFYPDTVVAHASYAFNSYWQKTKRDGGTCNFGGTAMIINADPSFLQCRFVLS from the exons ATGTTGAAGATGGGGTTGatcttttgcttttcctttttctgttttctggGTCTTACTG GCGCAGGTCAAGAATCTATTGAATACCTTACTCTTTATGACGCAACTCCAGAGGTTGTTCATGCATTGTCTCACAGTGGTCTTCCTGTAGCAGTTCCTGTGAGTGGCAATGTCCTCAGCGAGGTCTCTAGCAGTGTTTTGAAGGCTGAGAGTTGGCTCAGGCTCCATGTTCTAGCTCACTTTCCAGCTACCAAAATCACTACCATTCTTGTGGGCGACACTCTTTTCTGTCAAAAGGATCAAGAAGACAGCTTGGGTCTTTTACTACCATCTCTTAAGAACATTTATCATTCTCTTACAAGGTGGGGTTTAGAGAAAGATATCAAAGTGTCAGCTTCTCTCTCTTCTAGTTGTTTGCACCAAAGCTCTGCTCTTTTTGGTGATGATTTGACTGAGAAGGTCATCAGACCTCTGCTGGAGTTCCTCCAAAATACAAACTCTACATACTCCATCACCGCTCCTCCAAATTTGTCTCCCTTTACACATGAAAGTTTGACTTCACTAACTTCCCACCTGGATTTCATGAAAAGGTTTGGATCTTTTGACCTTACAAAGGTCAATGTGATTGTCTCTGGTCAACAAGAAAAAACCCCCAGGAGCCGGAAGCTCTCAGTGGTGGACTCCAAGCTTGTAAAACCCTACCCAGCTAGGCCAACCCCTTTGCCAGAAATCTCTCCTTCCTCCTTACATTCATCTATTGGCTTCTCTGTGCCTGCCAATGTAGCCAAAAAGCCACATCCCCCACAATATCCTACTTCTTCACCACCTCCATTTTCCTTCCCTAGTGGTTCTTCACCACCTCCAGTTTCGTTCCCTAATGGTTCTCCACCACCATTTTCCATCCCCATTGCTCCAGAGCTGCCTCCACCCTTTGTTCCCGCCAGCTCACCTGACGGTTTCTACTTGCCTCCTTGTAATCCAGTTGATAACACAGCACCAGCACCAAAGACAGGGGTGGTCCAAAAGCTGTGGTGTGTGGCTAAGCCTAGTGTTCCTGCTGAGACTTTACAGGAAGCAATGGACTTTGCTTGTGGTGAAGGTGGTGGTGATTGTCAAGAGATTATGCCTCATGGGAGCTGTTTCTATCCAGATACCGTTGTTGCTCATGCTTCTTATGCTTTCAATAGCTACTGGCAGAAGACCAAGAGAGATGGAGGAACTTGCAATTTTGGAGGCACTGCTATGATCATCAATGCTGACCCAA GTTTTCTTCAGTGTCGGTTTGTTCTTAGCTGA